From Bacillus basilensis, a single genomic window includes:
- a CDS encoding ABC transporter permease gives MTFWQFAFKNVTRNSRAYFAYFVSSSFSIAVFFSFAVYLFHPKLQNFGMVSEISGLMIFSEVVIVLFSFFFLLYSIGTFLKVRKKQFGVLTVLGISRKQLHRLVFMENMLIGILSIFFGMQFGLVFSQFFLLVTAKITHVPGIYLYLPINAFILTTIVFLSLFIIVSALTPMLIRTKKVVHLLKTNSKKRKESKPSILISLFGAICLFGGYALAGNPKYFVSISPQIGVIYMVSSIFVIPTLVTIGTYFFFSQISFLLIYILKTRRKFYMKRINMLWVSDLASRIRANINMLFIVAMLSTIAFTMITFLYGFGKFIKLDVNRTSPFPISYFSYDANPFVTEHLNWLEQQLQKEHFPYEKITADIYETPLKEDKGIAIYNDVYAIKQSDYNKLADSLRMKQLFMNDNEAYVLTGTSYITIFNEFEQSYKRDYITLSSTNKKLKVKGYEQINAIPSDFSYQTIVLPDIIVNNFPNTVKHISAYNYKIQNWEKTYEIADDFMKKIQRDRQEFQYEGPLIRSYESAGSLYRITSGSAAYFLIGTFLGVIFFIGAGSVLYFRMYTDLTNEQEKYVTISKIGVTDAEMKRSATIQLSILFFIPYIMASIHTMFATKMLQDVIGLSLFKEISAVLIIFGFVEIVFFFFIRSLYMQKLSQYTNTH, from the coding sequence ATGACATTTTGGCAATTTGCATTTAAAAATGTAACGCGCAACTCAAGAGCTTATTTTGCTTACTTTGTAAGTAGTTCCTTTTCCATTGCCGTTTTCTTTTCATTTGCTGTTTACTTATTCCATCCGAAATTACAAAACTTTGGCATGGTCTCTGAAATTTCAGGATTAATGATATTTTCAGAAGTAGTCATTGTCTTATTCTCTTTCTTCTTTTTACTATATTCCATCGGCACTTTTTTAAAAGTTAGAAAAAAACAATTCGGCGTTTTGACCGTTTTGGGAATATCTAGAAAACAATTACATCGTCTTGTTTTTATGGAGAATATGTTAATCGGTATTTTATCTATCTTTTTCGGTATGCAATTTGGGCTTGTCTTCTCGCAATTTTTCTTATTAGTGACAGCAAAAATTACGCACGTACCAGGCATATATTTATACTTGCCTATTAACGCATTTATTTTAACGACCATCGTCTTCCTTAGTCTTTTTATCATTGTATCAGCATTGACACCAATGCTGATTCGTACAAAAAAAGTGGTACACCTTTTAAAAACAAATAGCAAAAAACGAAAAGAAAGTAAACCATCCATACTTATTTCTTTGTTTGGTGCGATTTGTTTATTTGGTGGCTATGCGTTAGCTGGAAATCCTAAATATTTCGTATCAATAAGCCCACAAATAGGTGTTATATATATGGTTTCAAGTATTTTCGTCATTCCAACGCTCGTTACAATCGGAACATATTTCTTCTTTTCACAAATTAGTTTCTTACTTATTTACATCTTAAAAACAAGAAGAAAATTTTATATGAAACGCATTAATATGCTTTGGGTTTCGGATTTAGCAAGCCGTATTCGCGCGAATATTAATATGCTTTTTATTGTAGCAATGCTATCTACTATCGCTTTCACAATGATTACGTTCCTATATGGGTTCGGAAAATTTATTAAGCTAGATGTGAATAGAACTTCTCCTTTCCCAATTTCTTATTTTTCTTATGATGCGAATCCTTTTGTTACCGAGCATTTAAATTGGCTTGAGCAACAATTACAAAAAGAGCATTTTCCTTATGAGAAAATAACAGCTGATATATATGAAACACCGTTAAAAGAAGATAAAGGCATAGCTATTTATAATGACGTATACGCAATTAAGCAAAGTGACTATAACAAACTTGCGGATTCTTTACGAATGAAACAACTATTTATGAATGATAACGAGGCATATGTTTTAACGGGGACGTCTTATATCACTATATTCAATGAATTTGAGCAAAGCTATAAAAGAGATTACATTACACTCTCTAGTACAAATAAGAAATTAAAAGTTAAAGGCTATGAACAAATCAATGCAATTCCATCTGATTTTTCATATCAAACGATAGTTTTGCCTGACATTATCGTGAATAACTTCCCCAATACGGTAAAGCACATATCAGCATACAATTACAAAATTCAAAACTGGGAAAAGACGTATGAAATTGCTGATGATTTTATGAAAAAAATACAAAGAGATCGACAGGAATTCCAATACGAAGGACCCCTTATACGCTCCTATGAATCAGCAGGTTCATTATATAGAATCACATCAGGAAGTGCCGCATACTTCCTAATCGGGACATTCTTAGGTGTCATTTTCTTTATTGGAGCCGGTAGCGTTCTTTACTTCAGAATGTATACTGATTTAACGAACGAGCAAGAAAAGTATGTAACGATTTCTAAAATTGGTGTAACAGATGCAGAGATGAAACGATCTGCAACCATCCAACTTAGCATTTTATTTTTCATTCCGTACATTATGGCATCCATTCATACAATGTTTGCAACGAAAATGCTACAAGATGTAATTGGTTTATCTTTGTTCAAAGAAATTTCAGCCGTTCTTATCATTTTTGGATTCGTTGAAATTGTATTTTTCTTCTTCATTCGTTCGCTTTATATGCAAAAATTATCACAATATACTAATACACATTAA
- a CDS encoding ABC transporter permease: protein MTFWQFAFKNVSRNARAYFAYFVSSAFSIAIFFSFAVYLFHPKLHMTDLNTALNILMTISEVVIVFFSFFFLLYSIGTFLKVRKKQFGILTVLGISQKQLKRLIFIENMLIGGLSIFFGIQLGLVFSQFFLLVTAKITHVPGLYLYWPTGAIVLTIIIFLGLFILVSSFTPMLIRTRKAVRLLKEGTKQKERKASVLISLFGAICLISGYTLAANPLYFLSLGDIIGLLYVVSSIFVIPSFIAAGTYFFFSQISFLLIRILKARRTFYMKRINMLWISDLASRIRTNINMLFIVAMLSTLAFTMITFLYGFGKFTKFNEIRKNPFPFTYLSHTENTLGDEHLNWLEQKFNEEQFTYEKFKTDIYEVSLAEDNTQVYHVMKQSDYNVLANALNLDPLIVKNNESYILMKEIDDHFIGTFYDKEKRDSLTLTQNSLHLKVKDYKSTSPFPNWLVPKLLIISDENVEALSTISKQMSVYSFKVPNWEKAYNIGAAFITKISNDNAAIQAEHAPFHASEASDSLYKTKLNVASFFLIGTFLGVIFFIGAGSVLYFRMYTDLTNEQEKYVTITKIGLTEDEMKRSATIQLAILFFVPYIMASIHTMFATKMLQEILNLSFFAEITVVLMIFGTVEILFFLLIRSFYMQKLSQHIKF, encoded by the coding sequence ATGACATTTTGGCAGTTTGCCTTTAAAAACGTCTCGCGGAACGCCAGAGCTTATTTCGCCTATTTTGTAAGCAGTGCGTTTTCCATTGCTATTTTTTTCTCGTTTGCAGTTTATTTATTTCATCCTAAATTGCATATGACAGACTTAAATACTGCTCTGAACATATTAATGACAATTTCAGAAGTTGTCATTGTATTCTTTTCATTTTTCTTTTTACTATATTCAATCGGTACTTTCTTAAAAGTACGAAAAAAGCAATTTGGGATTTTAACAGTACTTGGCATCTCTCAAAAACAATTAAAACGACTCATATTTATAGAAAATATGTTAATTGGTGGTCTTTCTATATTTTTTGGCATTCAACTTGGACTTGTCTTTTCACAGTTCTTTTTATTAGTTACCGCCAAGATTACACATGTACCTGGTTTATATTTATATTGGCCGACAGGTGCCATTGTTTTAACTATCATCATCTTTCTTGGGCTCTTTATTCTCGTATCATCTTTTACACCGATGCTCATTCGTACGAGAAAAGCTGTACGTCTTTTAAAAGAAGGAACAAAACAAAAAGAAAGAAAAGCATCTGTGCTCATCTCTCTATTTGGTGCGATATGTTTAATATCTGGATATACGTTAGCCGCAAATCCATTATATTTTCTGTCGCTAGGTGACATCATTGGGCTTTTATATGTCGTCTCTAGTATATTTGTCATCCCATCGTTTATTGCAGCTGGAACATATTTTTTCTTCTCGCAAATTAGCTTTTTACTCATTCGTATATTAAAAGCGCGAAGAACGTTTTATATGAAACGGATTAATATGCTTTGGATTTCTGATTTAGCATCACGTATTCGAACGAATATTAATATGCTCTTTATTGTGGCGATGCTATCAACGCTCGCTTTTACAATGATTACATTCCTATATGGTTTTGGGAAGTTCACAAAGTTTAATGAAATAAGGAAAAACCCTTTTCCATTTACTTATTTATCACATACTGAAAACACGTTAGGTGATGAACATTTAAACTGGTTAGAACAAAAATTTAATGAAGAACAATTTACTTATGAAAAATTTAAAACGGATATATACGAAGTATCTTTAGCTGAAGATAACACGCAGGTCTATCATGTAATGAAACAAAGTGACTATAATGTACTCGCCAATGCATTAAACTTAGATCCACTCATCGTAAAGAATAATGAATCTTATATTCTTATGAAAGAAATAGATGATCATTTCATTGGAACATTTTATGATAAAGAAAAAAGAGATAGTCTTACACTTACTCAAAACTCTTTACATTTGAAAGTGAAGGATTATAAAAGTACTAGTCCGTTCCCAAACTGGTTAGTACCGAAGTTACTCATTATATCTGATGAAAATGTAGAAGCCTTATCAACTATTTCCAAACAAATGAGTGTATATAGCTTCAAAGTGCCGAATTGGGAAAAGGCATATAATATCGGTGCTGCATTTATAACAAAAATCAGTAACGACAATGCAGCTATTCAAGCAGAACATGCACCATTCCATGCAAGTGAAGCAAGTGACTCTCTATACAAAACGAAACTAAATGTCGCTTCATTTTTCTTGATTGGAACTTTCCTTGGTGTTATTTTCTTTATTGGTGCTGGTAGTGTTCTTTACTTCCGTATGTATACTGACTTAACAAACGAGCAAGAAAAATATGTAACGATTACAAAAATTGGTTTAACAGAAGACGAAATGAAGCGATCTGCTACCATTCAACTCGCTATTTTATTCTTTGTCCCTTACATTATGGCATCCATCCATACGATGTTCGCGACAAAGATGTTACAAGAAATTTTAAATCTCTCGTTCTTCGCTGAGATTACAGTCGTACTTATGATTTTTGGAACAGTTGAAATTCTATTTTTCCTTTTAATTCGTTCCTTTTATATGCAAAAATTATCACAACACATTAAGTTTTAA
- a CDS encoding FtsX-like permease family protein: MTFWQFAFKNVSRNSKAYFAYFVSSAFSIMVFFSFTVYAYHPRLQSVQSFQERDPLMNLASTAQLVIVMFSFFFLLYSIGTFLNVRKQQFGILTILGISQRQLKRLLFTENMIIGILSIFIGIQGGLVFSNFFLLVTSKLTSAKGLYLYWPTEAIIVTTVTFIILFLIVSTFTPMFIRTRKTTQLIKGVKKEKSEKKPSILISLFALTCLGLCYYIAGYPQGYVTEKNAQNGSVFLIMLSILPLVVVGTYLFFSQTFLLFIYILKKRRKFYLKQINMLWISDLVSRTRSNINVLFIVSMLSALAFTIIIGLFAANNHTKASILERYPIPFTYTSEGANAFEQKHITTIETELTNANFQYNKYKFTVLKDTTSKESIAIMKMSDYNAIAKQLNRPEITLDSTQVYSISRYSPALLNLVSNPFAKQDTITLGSNKKEFQIKGFINKGIAPPFTLPHLIVMQDEVIENMIPHIETITVYNYFVENWENAIIPTKNILKSLDHDSETLYEAHKDEENFSQPFHIDTATDELLHSKENAVARFFIWAFLGFIFFIGAASVLYFRMYNDLTTEKQKYITITKLGLTESEMFRSATIQLGILFFVPYIVAGVHTLFAVKFLQSMFAFSLLKELLIVLTFFGIIEIIFFFLIRSLYINKLSQHIKI; the protein is encoded by the coding sequence ATGACATTTTGGCAATTCGCATTTAAAAATGTCTCGCGTAATTCGAAAGCATATTTCGCTTATTTTGTAAGTAGTGCTTTTTCTATAATGGTTTTCTTTTCGTTTACTGTATACGCGTATCATCCGCGCTTACAAAGTGTACAAAGCTTTCAAGAACGTGATCCTCTAATGAACTTAGCTAGTACAGCACAGCTTGTGATCGTTATGTTCTCGTTCTTCTTTCTCTTATATTCAATTGGAACTTTTTTAAATGTTCGTAAGCAGCAATTTGGGATACTCACGATTCTCGGTATCTCACAGAGACAATTAAAAAGACTTTTATTTACTGAAAACATGATAATCGGGATATTATCTATCTTTATCGGCATTCAAGGTGGTCTTGTATTTTCTAACTTTTTCTTATTAGTCACTTCGAAATTAACAAGTGCGAAAGGCCTTTATTTATATTGGCCAACAGAAGCGATTATCGTTACAACCGTAACGTTTATCATTTTATTTTTAATCGTTTCTACGTTTACACCAATGTTTATTCGTACTCGAAAAACAACGCAGCTTATTAAGGGAGTTAAAAAAGAGAAGAGCGAAAAAAAACCATCTATACTCATTTCGCTATTTGCTTTAACTTGTTTAGGCCTATGCTATTATATCGCCGGTTATCCACAAGGCTATGTAACTGAAAAAAATGCACAAAATGGATCCGTATTCTTAATTATGCTATCTATTTTACCGCTCGTAGTAGTCGGGACATATTTATTCTTTTCACAAACATTTCTTCTCTTTATCTATATTTTAAAGAAACGAAGAAAGTTTTATTTGAAACAAATAAATATGTTATGGATTTCAGATTTAGTTTCTCGTACCCGCAGTAATATTAATGTACTCTTTATCGTTTCTATGCTATCTGCACTTGCCTTTACAATTATTATCGGGTTATTTGCAGCAAACAACCATACGAAAGCATCCATACTAGAACGATATCCAATACCCTTCACCTATACATCAGAAGGTGCTAATGCATTTGAACAAAAGCATATTACTACGATTGAAACTGAACTTACAAATGCTAATTTTCAATATAACAAATATAAGTTTACCGTTTTAAAAGATACAACTTCAAAAGAGTCAATTGCCATTATGAAAATGAGTGATTATAACGCAATTGCAAAGCAATTAAACAGACCAGAAATCACTCTCGATTCTACACAAGTTTATAGTATTTCTCGCTATTCACCAGCACTACTAAATCTCGTGTCTAACCCATTTGCGAAGCAGGACACGATTACACTTGGTTCTAATAAAAAAGAATTTCAAATTAAAGGTTTTATTAATAAAGGAATCGCGCCACCCTTTACATTACCTCATTTAATTGTGATGCAAGATGAAGTAATTGAAAATATGATTCCTCATATTGAAACCATTACAGTTTATAACTATTTCGTAGAAAATTGGGAAAATGCAATTATCCCTACAAAAAACATATTAAAAAGCTTAGATCACGATTCAGAAACCTTGTATGAAGCACATAAGGATGAAGAAAATTTCAGCCAGCCATTTCATATTGATACAGCTACGGATGAACTCCTTCACAGTAAGGAAAATGCAGTCGCTCGATTCTTTATCTGGGCATTTCTCGGCTTTATTTTCTTTATCGGTGCGGCTAGTGTTTTATACTTCCGTATGTATAACGACTTAACGACTGAAAAACAAAAATACATTACGATTACAAAGCTTGGATTAACTGAGTCAGAAATGTTTCGCTCCGCAACGATTCAATTAGGAATTTTATTTTTCGTCCCTTACATCGTTGCTGGTGTTCACACGTTATTTGCAGTTAAGTTTTTACAAAGCATGTTCGCTTTTTCTTTACTAAAAGAGTTATTAATTGTACTCACCTTTTTCGGGATTATCGAGATTATTTTCTTCTTCTTAATTCGCTCTCTGTACATTAATAAATTATCACAGCATATCAAAATATGA
- a CDS encoding ABC transporter ATP-binding protein yields the protein MEEVLHIKNVSKVYEGKVPHTALKNINLHVDKGEFVAIMGPSGSGKSTFLNVISTIDSPTSGEVVINGKRPHTFRREKLAIFRRQELGFVFQNFNLLDTLTIGENIVLPLTLDNVPLKEMDKKLDSISTKLGIDHILNKRIFEVSGGQAQRTAVARAVIHHPSLLLADEPTGNLDSKAAIDVMELFTKLNKEEDATILMVTHDPFAASYCNRVIFIKDGELYNELHRGLYREKFYQEILDVLALLGGRRG from the coding sequence ATGGAAGAAGTATTACACATAAAAAACGTCTCAAAAGTGTATGAGGGAAAAGTCCCTCATACAGCTTTAAAAAATATAAATTTGCACGTAGATAAAGGTGAATTCGTTGCAATTATGGGGCCATCTGGAAGTGGTAAATCTACATTTTTAAACGTTATTTCTACAATCGATTCGCCTACTTCTGGGGAAGTCGTAATTAACGGGAAGCGACCGCACACATTTCGTAGAGAAAAATTAGCTATTTTCCGTCGCCAAGAGTTAGGATTTGTTTTTCAAAACTTTAACTTACTCGATACGTTAACGATTGGAGAAAATATCGTATTACCTTTAACGTTAGACAATGTTCCTTTAAAAGAGATGGACAAAAAACTCGATAGCATCTCAACCAAACTAGGAATCGATCATATTTTAAATAAACGTATTTTTGAAGTTTCAGGAGGACAAGCACAGCGTACTGCTGTAGCACGCGCCGTTATTCATCATCCTTCTCTCTTACTAGCTGATGAACCGACAGGGAACCTAGACTCGAAAGCAGCTATTGATGTAATGGAGTTATTTACAAAGTTAAACAAAGAAGAAGATGCAACGATTTTAATGGTTACGCATGATCCATTTGCAGCCAGTTATTGTAACCGCGTCATTTTCATTAAAGACGGCGAGCTTTATAACGAACTGCACCGCGGGCTATATCGCGAGAAGTTTTATCAAGAAATATTAGATGTTTTAGCGTTATTAGGAGGAAGACGTGGATGA
- a CDS encoding KDGP aldolase family protein, which produces MTNIQKRFYKGRVALNVLANNIENAKDIFEAAEGYVVVGVLSKDYPTVEEAVTAMKAYGKEIDDAVSIGLGAGDNRQAAVVAEIAKYYPGSHINQVFPSVGATRANLGRKDSWINSLVSPTGKVGYVNISTGPISAAGEEKAIVPIKTAIALVRDMGGNSLKYFPMKGLAHEEEYRAVAKACAEEGFALEPTGGIDKENFETIVRIALEANVEQVIPHVYSSIIDKETGNTKTEDVRELLAVVKKLVDQYA; this is translated from the coding sequence ATGACAAACATTCAAAAACGTTTTTATAAAGGCCGCGTAGCATTAAATGTATTAGCGAACAATATCGAAAATGCGAAAGATATTTTTGAAGCAGCAGAAGGTTATGTAGTAGTAGGAGTGTTATCAAAAGATTACCCAACTGTAGAAGAAGCTGTTACAGCGATGAAAGCATACGGAAAAGAAATTGATGATGCTGTATCAATCGGACTAGGAGCAGGAGATAATCGCCAAGCGGCAGTTGTAGCTGAAATTGCGAAGTATTATCCTGGTAGCCATATTAACCAAGTGTTCCCTTCAGTTGGAGCAACGCGTGCAAATCTTGGTAGAAAAGATAGCTGGATTAATAGTTTAGTATCACCAACAGGAAAGGTAGGTTACGTAAATATTTCTACTGGTCCAATTAGTGCTGCTGGAGAAGAAAAAGCAATCGTTCCAATTAAAACAGCGATTGCACTTGTACGTGATATGGGCGGAAATTCATTGAAATACTTCCCGATGAAAGGTCTAGCTCATGAAGAAGAATATCGCGCAGTTGCGAAAGCTTGTGCGGAAGAAGGATTCGCATTAGAGCCAACGGGCGGAATCGATAAAGAAAACTTTGAAACAATTGTACGTATTGCGCTTGAAGCAAATGTAGAGCAAGTTATTCCGCATGTGTACTCTTCTATTATTGATAAAGAAACTGGCAATACGAAAACAGAAGATGTTCGCGAATTATTAGCAGTAGTGAAGAAGTTAGTTGATCAATATGCGTAA
- a CDS encoding HAMP domain-containing sensor histidine kinase: protein MKLFLRDHFAFFLLYVLNFGIIFVLYDAVDGFQNNKFYFVVLSLYLFICFLAYRYVRNRRMYHRLSEQPEKMEDAFIERATAPMPHGVNELVRTQYRLFQKELQSYEVKQQEHQLFINHWVHQMKTPVSVMQLMVLEMEDEHLIPKFKKELERLNQGLDMALYMARLNNFHEDFHVETISLKDTVTKNINGLKELFIRNGVFPVLEVHSDLKVASDAKWLKFIIYQLMTNAVRYSGERGKKVFLSAYRNGKDIILEVRDEGVGIPQEDIRRVFEPFYTGKNGRTFGESTGMGLYIVSKICDYLGHSVKLDSEVGKGTTIKIIFHNAANNQAEHTEKVTEA, encoded by the coding sequence ATGAAGCTATTTTTACGTGATCATTTTGCATTTTTTCTACTGTACGTATTAAACTTCGGTATCATCTTCGTTCTTTATGATGCAGTAGATGGATTTCAAAATAATAAATTTTACTTCGTCGTTTTAAGTTTATATTTATTCATTTGTTTCCTTGCTTATCGTTACGTTCGCAATCGTAGAATGTACCATAGATTAAGTGAGCAACCAGAGAAAATGGAAGATGCATTCATTGAAAGAGCAACTGCTCCGATGCCCCACGGCGTAAATGAACTCGTGCGTACGCAGTATCGTCTCTTCCAAAAAGAACTACAATCGTATGAAGTAAAACAACAAGAACATCAATTATTCATTAACCACTGGGTGCATCAAATGAAGACACCTGTTTCTGTTATGCAGCTTATGGTGCTCGAAATGGAAGATGAACATTTGATTCCGAAATTCAAAAAAGAATTAGAACGATTAAATCAAGGGCTTGATATGGCTTTATATATGGCAAGATTAAATAACTTCCATGAAGATTTCCATGTCGAGACGATTTCATTAAAAGATACAGTAACGAAAAATATTAACGGATTAAAAGAACTATTTATTCGTAATGGCGTTTTCCCTGTTTTAGAAGTCCATTCTGATTTAAAAGTCGCTTCTGATGCGAAATGGCTAAAATTTATCATCTATCAGTTAATGACAAATGCTGTTCGTTACTCTGGTGAGCGCGGAAAGAAAGTGTTCTTATCTGCTTACCGAAACGGAAAAGATATTATTTTAGAAGTTCGTGATGAGGGTGTTGGTATTCCGCAAGAAGATATTCGAAGAGTATTTGAACCGTTTTACACTGGAAAAAACGGCCGTACATTCGGAGAATCTACTGGTATGGGACTTTATATTGTAAGTAAAATTTGTGATTATTTAGGTCACTCTGTCAAACTTGATTCTGAAGTTGGTAAAGGAACGACGATTAAAATCATCTTCCACAACGCTGCAAATAATCAAGCAGAACATACGGAGAAGGTGACCGAAGCATGA
- a CDS encoding GntR family transcriptional regulator, whose product MGVTVNVTRKKGPLYLQIKNIIRDRILHGVYAIHTNIPSEPQLEEEFKVSKITVRNAIKELAQEGYLEKKSGKGTKVIRNTSATKLSKGKKFTEVLVEEGYKVQKKLLKAEIVQNEEGTVPFRLFGKESFRIERLYTLNDAPYIHYTHYFSAKMASTDLSDFDLQSLYDLVEDRGIHLENFRDEFAVGLVPSFVAEALGEKEGTALLKRMRYSYDEVGEVIEYSEGYYNTEMQHYVVNYDV is encoded by the coding sequence GTGGGTGTAACGGTGAACGTAACGAGGAAAAAAGGACCATTATATTTACAAATAAAAAACATTATTCGTGATCGAATATTGCATGGTGTATATGCGATTCATACGAATATTCCTTCTGAACCACAGTTAGAAGAAGAGTTCAAAGTGAGTAAAATTACAGTACGAAATGCGATTAAAGAACTTGCTCAAGAAGGATATTTGGAAAAGAAAAGCGGTAAAGGAACGAAAGTCATCCGTAATACTTCTGCGACAAAACTGTCAAAGGGTAAGAAATTTACAGAAGTGTTAGTGGAAGAAGGCTATAAAGTACAGAAGAAATTGCTAAAGGCAGAAATCGTTCAGAATGAAGAAGGGACAGTGCCATTTCGATTATTCGGTAAAGAGAGTTTTCGTATTGAACGTTTATATACGTTAAATGATGCACCGTACATTCATTATACGCACTATTTCTCAGCTAAAATGGCAAGTACAGATTTATCGGACTTTGACTTGCAATCGCTTTACGATTTAGTTGAAGACCGAGGTATACATTTAGAAAACTTCAGAGATGAATTCGCTGTTGGACTGGTACCTAGTTTCGTTGCAGAAGCGTTAGGTGAAAAAGAGGGCACAGCGTTGTTAAAACGAATGCGCTATTCTTACGATGAAGTTGGCGAAGTAATTGAATATAGCGAAGGCTACTACAATACAGAAATGCAGCATTATGTAGTGAATTATGACGTATAA
- a CDS encoding sugar kinase — translation MRKKIAAFGEVMMRLQVPGYELLSQANTLKYSFSGTGVNVAAALSHLGHEGLLISTLPENSVGDAALSYIQKLGVQTSLVSRGGKYVGMYFLENGFGARASCVTYSNRLESSFNTACEEIYQFEEIAQEIDIVHFCGITLAMNDTVRRHMKSLAKAVKENGGTVVFDCNYRPSLWGEDGYEQAKPHYEEMLGLADIVMMNEKDAMFVLGMKTEEMEREAQLMDLIPKVAETYRIATIAGTHRSINSDNTHSLRGFICKDGAFTFAKTLTFSVYDRIGAGDAYTSGIIHGEIEEFAPEKAVSFASAAGMLAHTIVGDTPMSSEKDILRAMTASVGDVER, via the coding sequence ATGCGTAAGAAAATTGCAGCATTCGGTGAAGTAATGATGCGCCTGCAAGTACCAGGATATGAATTGTTGTCGCAAGCAAATACATTAAAATACTCATTTTCTGGTACAGGTGTGAACGTTGCAGCTGCGCTTTCTCATCTAGGGCATGAAGGGCTTCTTATTTCAACTTTACCGGAAAATTCGGTTGGAGATGCGGCATTATCTTATATTCAAAAGTTAGGTGTGCAAACATCACTTGTTTCAAGAGGCGGCAAATATGTCGGCATGTACTTTTTGGAAAATGGATTTGGTGCACGTGCAAGCTGCGTTACATATTCAAATCGACTAGAAAGTAGTTTCAATACGGCATGTGAAGAAATCTATCAATTTGAAGAGATCGCACAGGAAATTGATATCGTTCATTTTTGCGGGATTACACTTGCGATGAATGATACTGTGCGTCGTCACATGAAATCTTTAGCGAAAGCAGTGAAAGAAAACGGAGGCACTGTCGTTTTTGATTGCAATTATCGTCCGTCACTTTGGGGAGAAGACGGATATGAGCAGGCGAAACCGCATTATGAAGAAATGTTAGGGCTAGCTGATATTGTAATGATGAACGAAAAAGATGCAATGTTTGTTCTAGGAATGAAAACAGAAGAGATGGAGCGCGAGGCACAGCTGATGGATCTAATTCCAAAGGTAGCTGAAACGTATCGTATCGCTACAATTGCTGGTACACATCGCTCTATTAATAGTGATAATACACACTCGCTTCGCGGGTTTATATGTAAAGATGGTGCGTTCACTTTTGCAAAAACACTTACGTTTTCTGTATATGATAGAATAGGTGCTGGAGATGCTTATACGAGCGGGATTATTCATGGCGAGATAGAAGAGTTTGCACCAGAGAAAGCTGTTTCATTTGCGTCAGCAGCTGGAATGCTTGCACATACAATCGTCGGTGATACGCCAATGTCATCAGAGAAGGATATACTTCGGGCAATGACGGCATCAGTAGGTGATGTAGAAAGGTAG
- a CDS encoding YjcZ family sporulation protein codes for MSEKCEHRHDDCNRRHGCGGGFALLIVLFILLIIIGASCFGGGGSCGYGGYGGYGGYCC; via the coding sequence ATGAGCGAAAAGTGTGAACACAGACATGATGATTGTAACCGCAGACATGGGTGCGGCGGCGGTTTTGCGCTTCTAATCGTATTGTTTATTTTATTAATCATCATCGGTGCTAGCTGCTTCGGCGGTGGCGGTTCTTGTGGTTATGGTGGTTACGGCGGCTATGGTGGATATTGCTGCTAA